The Deinococcus koreensis genome window below encodes:
- a CDS encoding DUF262 domain-containing protein, giving the protein MAVADIGNFFKAETKSLKDLVSKPGTAFYIPLYQREYSWKTGNIEELISDIAQGIERLVSLNNDTEEYKNSMRFFGSVILVGETEPFATIQPKDSSAMPTSVRKVIDGQQRLSTFALLSTVLYEAVDRNSKIVTANRSTLSSEVKSNLSEVVRYYKNILSNLYSFNLEMGDPERKPVIIRGSVDKWTYSDKDDDSYNSGISNYLAKFIRVHHSSEDEKILSEFKSDIVKSNISKLRNLVKAIENQHRGLGDSSMPCARQIISKVSQIDLWQRERNDLIEYLKAADVNSPDKSLHSVFSLTQLFMFIHYLTNRCCFTTINLVDENLAFDMFQSLNTTGLPLTSLETFKPKILVIDPEKPKADSNYLNYKYRADYEKVEKLIQVGDDGRTAKKESLTNEFMVIFSLVWSGEPLSKNFSDQRRYLDREFTGKEIEKQDEVFIKTMGDLALFWLDTQLNSYENLEQSLNKLNAADIDIIKLCLAYLRDANHKLANSLIGAYYSSELKNNLDKQKEFYRIVRHTAAYFTLWRASSGTSGLDKSYRNLMEKLVSKKSGGKIRISASSDVIRKELSEILSAKRIRTKSDWIQYARTNLLYGSAPHAVVKFALLAYSNERIADPGRLGLTTKAAADYSKTLTYEAWISKNAKSIEHIAPQDNASGWDKAIYENKKYDLIGNLTLFPVEVNSSASNKGWREKWYYYRILGESNQSARENLKAQADSDGISLKGKTVSELTNSSYMDIIAPLSSLPKDFTWNADFIDLRTEEICETVWHVMDKWLSE; this is encoded by the coding sequence ATGGCTGTTGCGGATATTGGAAACTTTTTTAAGGCTGAGACAAAAAGTCTCAAGGATCTCGTCTCTAAACCAGGCACTGCTTTCTATATCCCGCTATATCAAAGGGAGTATAGCTGGAAAACAGGAAATATAGAGGAATTAATTAGCGACATTGCCCAGGGCATAGAAAGATTAGTATCCCTGAATAATGATACAGAAGAATACAAAAATTCAATGAGGTTTTTTGGCTCGGTAATTCTGGTTGGCGAGACGGAGCCTTTTGCGACAATACAGCCAAAGGATAGCAGTGCTATGCCCACGTCTGTTCGGAAAGTAATTGATGGACAACAAAGACTATCAACCTTCGCCCTGCTTTCTACTGTTCTGTATGAAGCAGTTGATAGAAATTCAAAGATTGTAACAGCCAATAGGTCAACTCTTTCAAGTGAGGTGAAAAGCAATTTAAGCGAGGTGGTAAGGTATTATAAGAATATTCTCTCGAATTTATATTCATTCAATCTTGAAATGGGCGACCCAGAAAGAAAGCCCGTTATTATTCGCGGATCCGTAGATAAGTGGACTTATTCTGATAAAGACGATGATAGCTATAATTCTGGTATTTCCAATTACCTGGCCAAGTTTATTAGAGTTCATCATTCAAGCGAAGATGAAAAGATACTGAGTGAATTCAAATCAGATATCGTGAAGTCAAATATTTCGAAGCTGCGAAATTTGGTCAAAGCGATTGAAAATCAACATAGGGGTCTAGGAGATTCATCGATGCCTTGTGCTCGACAAATAATAAGTAAAGTGTCGCAGATAGATCTTTGGCAGAGAGAAAGGAATGACCTGATTGAGTATCTGAAAGCTGCTGATGTAAACTCACCCGATAAATCTCTCCACTCGGTATTTTCTCTGACTCAGTTGTTCATGTTTATTCATTATCTAACGAACAGGTGTTGTTTTACCACAATTAACCTTGTGGATGAGAATCTAGCCTTTGACATGTTCCAATCACTGAATACTACCGGACTTCCATTAACTTCCCTTGAAACGTTTAAACCAAAAATATTAGTGATTGATCCAGAAAAGCCTAAGGCAGATTCGAATTACTTAAATTATAAGTATAGAGCAGACTACGAAAAGGTGGAAAAACTCATACAAGTTGGCGACGATGGAAGAACCGCGAAAAAAGAATCACTAACGAATGAGTTCATGGTAATTTTCTCTCTCGTGTGGAGCGGAGAACCTCTATCAAAAAATTTCAGTGATCAAAGGCGATACCTTGATCGCGAGTTCACAGGGAAAGAGATAGAGAAGCAAGATGAGGTTTTTATTAAAACCATGGGCGATCTTGCACTCTTCTGGCTTGACACACAGTTGAATAGCTACGAAAACTTAGAGCAATCCCTGAACAAGCTAAATGCAGCGGATATAGATATAATTAAGCTATGTCTTGCATATCTCAGGGATGCAAACCACAAGTTAGCGAATTCTCTTATTGGAGCATACTATTCTAGTGAATTAAAAAACAACCTCGATAAGCAAAAGGAGTTCTATAGGATAGTAAGACATACAGCAGCCTATTTCACTTTGTGGAGAGCTTCCAGCGGAACCTCTGGTCTTGATAAAAGTTACAGGAATCTAATGGAGAAGCTCGTAAGTAAAAAGAGTGGCGGCAAAATAAGGATATCCGCGAGCTCTGATGTTATTAGGAAAGAGTTATCCGAAATACTCAGCGCAAAAAGAATCAGAACAAAATCAGATTGGATTCAATATGCGAGAACTAACCTTCTGTATGGATCAGCACCGCATGCAGTAGTGAAATTTGCTCTCTTGGCTTATTCCAATGAACGAATTGCGGATCCGGGGAGACTAGGTTTGACCACCAAGGCCGCCGCTGACTACTCCAAGACATTGACGTACGAAGCATGGATCTCTAAAAATGCAAAGTCAATTGAGCACATTGCACCGCAAGACAATGCAAGCGGATGGGACAAAGCTATATATGAGAATAAGAAATATGATCTGATTGGAAATCTCACACTATTTCCAGTGGAAGTAAACTCTAGTGCGAGCAATAAGGGCTGGAGGGAAAAGTGGTATTATTACAGAATTTTAGGGGAAAGTAATCAGAGTGCACGAGAGAATTTGAAGGCGCAAGCTGATTCTGATGGCATCTCTCTCAAAGGGAAAACAGTGAGCGAGCTAACCAATTCCAGCTACATGGATATAATCGCTCCGTTGTCATCTTTGCCAAAGGACTTCACTTGGAATGCAGACTTTATCGATTTGCGCACTGAAGAAATCTGCGAAACCGTATGGCACGTAATGGATAAATGGCTCTCTGAGTAA
- a CDS encoding pyruvate carboxyltransferase: protein MTAPVPAVPDVPAPDLFPDAFPTDAFPRSVWTERPPTLPAAAWTTETTHRDGQQGGLPLTTEVGLQIYDLMGAFTGQSGAIRQAEFFVYRPADRAMLEGALERWRGGHPVEPTTWIRATRQDAELVAGLGVRETGMLASASDYHTFHKFTPGGRAQAARTYLDAVQAVLDAGLRPRLHLEDATRAPREFILPFVAQVQRLAAGYPAGQAPKFRVCDTMGLGLPLENVAWPRSVPGMMDALREAGVPGELLEFHPHNDTHLVVANSLAAVMAGCAAVNGTLLGKGERTGNAPLEGVLLHLCGMGLSPAPDFTGLNALAELYGALGQGVPAKYPLYGRDAHRTRAGIHADGLNKFWPMYAPFDVPALLGRPLELSLTRDSGLAGLIFLIKQHTGVELPKTDARLRALHAGLTAGFDAGRQTAVEWEEIVDRVQALLAGVVRSGA from the coding sequence ATGACTGCTCCTGTGCCCGCCGTGCCGGACGTGCCCGCGCCCGACCTCTTCCCCGACGCCTTTCCGACCGACGCTTTTCCCAGATCCGTGTGGACGGAGCGCCCCCCGACCCTGCCCGCCGCCGCCTGGACGACCGAGACCACCCACCGCGACGGGCAGCAGGGCGGCCTGCCCCTGACCACCGAGGTCGGCCTGCAGATCTACGATCTGATGGGCGCCTTCACCGGGCAGAGCGGCGCGATCCGGCAGGCCGAGTTCTTCGTCTACCGCCCCGCCGACCGCGCCATGCTGGAAGGTGCGCTGGAACGCTGGCGCGGCGGCCACCCGGTCGAGCCGACCACCTGGATCCGGGCCACCCGCCAGGACGCCGAACTCGTCGCGGGCCTGGGCGTGCGCGAGACCGGGATGCTCGCCAGCGCCAGCGACTACCACACCTTCCACAAGTTCACGCCCGGTGGCCGCGCGCAGGCGGCCCGCACCTACCTGGACGCCGTGCAGGCGGTGCTGGACGCCGGGCTGCGACCCCGCCTGCACCTGGAAGACGCCACGCGCGCGCCCCGCGAGTTCATCCTGCCCTTCGTGGCCCAGGTTCAGCGCCTGGCGGCCGGATATCCGGCCGGGCAGGCACCGAAGTTCCGGGTCTGCGACACCATGGGGCTGGGTCTGCCGCTGGAGAACGTGGCGTGGCCCCGCAGCGTGCCGGGCATGATGGACGCACTGCGGGAGGCGGGCGTTCCCGGCGAGCTGCTGGAGTTCCATCCTCACAACGACACGCATCTCGTGGTCGCCAACTCGCTCGCGGCGGTCATGGCGGGCTGCGCGGCCGTGAACGGCACCCTGCTGGGCAAGGGGGAGCGTACCGGCAACGCGCCGCTGGAGGGTGTGCTGCTGCACCTGTGCGGCATGGGCCTGAGTCCTGCCCCGGACTTCACCGGCCTGAACGCTCTGGCGGAACTGTACGGGGCCCTGGGTCAGGGGGTGCCCGCCAAGTATCCGCTCTACGGCCGCGACGCCCACCGCACCCGCGCCGGCATCCACGCCGACGGGCTGAACAAGTTCTGGCCGATGTACGCGCCCTTCGACGTCCCGGCGCTGCTGGGACGACCCCTCGAACTCTCGCTCACCAGGGACAGCGGGCTGGCCGGCCTGATCTTCCTGATCAAGCAGCACACCGGCGTGGAGCTGCCCAAAACCGACGCCCGGCTGCGGGCCCTGCACGCCGGGCTGACGGCAGGCTTCGACGCCGGCCGGCAGACGGCAGTGGAATGGGAGGAAATCGTCGACCGTGTCCAGGCGCTGCTGGCCGGAGTGGTACGCTCCGGGGCATGA
- a CDS encoding polyphosphate kinase 2 family protein — protein MKTGSYRVKAGQKVKLEDWKTDDDGGLEEDDAKVLLDELEDQLFDLQERLYAERQQSLLIVLQARDAGGKDGVVKKVVGQFNPNGLKITNFKQPTEDELAHDFLWRIHAHTPGKGMIGVFNRSHYEDVLVTRVYSMIDNKTAKTRLKHIRAFEELLTDNGTRVVKFYLHISPEEQKERLQARLDEPEKNWKFNPGDLKDREHWEAFTEAYQDALSTSTDEAPWYVVPADHKWYRDLVISQVLVSILNDMNPQFPDIDFKPSEIRIK, from the coding sequence ATGAAGACAGGCAGTTACCGGGTGAAGGCCGGCCAGAAGGTCAAGCTGGAGGATTGGAAGACAGACGACGACGGAGGCCTGGAGGAAGACGACGCCAAGGTGCTGCTGGACGAACTGGAGGATCAACTGTTCGACCTGCAGGAGCGGCTGTATGCCGAACGTCAACAGTCCCTCCTGATCGTGCTCCAGGCCCGCGACGCCGGCGGCAAGGACGGCGTGGTCAAGAAGGTCGTGGGGCAGTTCAACCCGAACGGCCTGAAGATCACCAATTTTAAGCAGCCCACCGAGGACGAGCTGGCCCACGATTTCCTGTGGCGCATCCACGCCCACACCCCGGGCAAGGGCATGATCGGCGTCTTCAACCGCAGCCACTACGAGGACGTTCTGGTCACTCGCGTGTACAGCATGATCGACAACAAGACCGCCAAGACACGCCTGAAACACATCCGGGCTTTCGAGGAACTGCTGACGGACAACGGCACGCGGGTAGTGAAGTTCTATCTGCACATCAGCCCCGAGGAACAGAAGGAGCGCCTGCAGGCCCGGCTCGATGAACCGGAGAAGAACTGGAAATTCAATCCCGGCGATCTCAAAGACCGCGAACACTGGGAGGCCTTCACTGAGGCCTATCAGGACGCCCTCTCGACCAGCACGGACGAGGCGCCCTGGTACGTCGTTCCGGCCGACCACAAATGGTACCGGGATCTCGTGATCAGCCAGGTTCTGGTGTCCATCCTGAACGATATGAACCCGCAATTCCCGGACATCGACTTCAAGCCTTCGGAAATCAGAATTAAATAG
- a CDS encoding S-ribosylhomocysteine lyase, whose translation MANVESFDLDHTKVKAPYVRLAGVKTTPRGDHISKYDLRLLQPNQGAIEPAAIHTLEHLLAGYLRDHLKDVVDVSPMGCRTGMYMAVIGEPDEAGVLRAFEAALNDTAAHDRPIPGVSELECGNYRDHDLEAARQHARDALAQGLKVQETVLLDRAR comes from the coding sequence ATGGCAAACGTTGAATCCTTCGATCTCGACCACACCAAAGTCAAGGCGCCCTACGTGCGGCTGGCCGGCGTCAAGACCACGCCCCGCGGCGACCACATCAGCAAGTACGATCTGCGGTTGCTGCAGCCCAATCAGGGGGCCATCGAGCCGGCGGCGATCCATACCCTGGAGCATCTGCTGGCCGGTTACCTGCGCGATCACCTCAAGGACGTGGTGGACGTGTCGCCCATGGGCTGCCGCACGGGAATGTACATGGCCGTGATCGGCGAGCCCGACGAGGCCGGGGTGCTGCGCGCCTTCGAGGCGGCGCTGAACGACACCGCCGCACACGACCGCCCGATCCCCGGGGTCAGCGAACTGGAGTGCGGCAATTACCGGGATCACGACCTGGAGGCGGCCCGGCAACATGCCCGCGACGCCCTCGCACAGGGCCTGAAGGTGCAGGAAACCGTGCTTCTCGACCGCGCCCGCTGA
- the lspA gene encoding signal peptidase II translates to MLRGVSLSSDRPRHTPLWLPLLIAAALLVADQLLKAWALANLTQGAPAQTVIPGLLDWQLTFNTGAAWSMFSGSALPLALGRLLVGLGILGYLLIRPQTRFLTVVLSMIAAGAIGNAIDGLRFGKVTDMIHAPPLSAITRAFGQGDFPIFNIADSCVVVGTILLLIGSFVADRAPRR, encoded by the coding sequence ATACTGCGCGGCGTGTCCCTGTCGTCTGACCGTCCCCGCCACACCCCTCTCTGGCTGCCCCTGCTGATCGCCGCCGCGCTGCTGGTGGCCGACCAGCTGCTGAAGGCCTGGGCCCTGGCCAACCTGACCCAGGGAGCGCCCGCGCAGACGGTCATTCCGGGGCTGCTCGACTGGCAGCTGACCTTCAATACCGGCGCCGCCTGGAGCATGTTCAGTGGCAGCGCCCTGCCGCTGGCCCTCGGCCGCCTGCTGGTCGGGCTGGGCATCCTGGGCTACCTGCTGATTCGCCCGCAGACCCGGTTTCTCACCGTGGTGCTGAGCATGATCGCGGCCGGCGCCATCGGCAACGCCATCGACGGCCTGCGCTTCGGGAAGGTGACCGACATGATCCACGCGCCGCCCCTGAGCGCCATCACCCGCGCGTTCGGGCAGGGCGATTTCCCGATCTTCAACATCGCGGACAGCTGCGTGGTGGTGGGAACGATCCTGCTGCTGATCGGCAGCTTCGTCGCCGACCGCGCCCCGCGCCGCTGA
- the rpmB gene encoding 50S ribosomal protein L28: protein MAKVCEVCGKGPIVVNSVIRRGKARAAGGVGRKVTGVSKRVQKPNLQPMTVSRSGVSLRLRVCGKCRKSLT from the coding sequence ATGGCGAAAGTGTGCGAAGTATGCGGTAAGGGGCCGATTGTGGTGAATTCGGTCATCCGCCGTGGTAAGGCCCGCGCGGCCGGCGGCGTCGGTCGTAAGGTGACCGGCGTCTCCAAGCGGGTTCAGAAGCCCAACCTCCAGCCGATGACCGTCAGCCGCTCCGGCGTGAGCCTGCGTCTGCGCGTCTGCGGCAAGTGCCGGAAAAGCCTGACCTGA
- a CDS encoding GlsB/YeaQ/YmgE family stress response membrane protein gives MGIIITILVGALCGWLASLIMKTDGQQGAIANILIGIVGAVIAQFALSPLIGGAANAGTGFSFWSIIWGVVGSVILIAILKALRVLK, from the coding sequence ATGGGTATTATCATCACTATTCTGGTCGGCGCACTGTGTGGTTGGCTCGCGAGCCTCATCATGAAGACCGACGGTCAGCAGGGCGCCATCGCCAACATCCTGATCGGTATCGTGGGCGCGGTCATTGCCCAGTTCGCCCTGAGCCCGCTGATCGGCGGCGCTGCCAATGCAGGCACCGGTTTCAGCTTCTGGAGCATCATCTGGGGCGTCGTGGGCAGCGTGATCCTCATCGCCATCCTCAAGGCCCTGCGCGTTCTGAAGTAA
- the thrB gene encoding homoserine kinase — MTFTVRAPASSANLGPGFDSLGLSVPLFTTLRVTPQDTTEVVPLGAELAGTAADESNYVYRAMLLAARRAGRELPPARIEIETEVPLARGLGSSAAALVGGIVAGNELLGRPLDDEAVLDVAAREEGHPDNVAPALFGGIVVATLDKLGTHYIRLEPPAHLGVTVLVPDFELSTSKARAVLPKEYSRADAVHALSHSALLAAALSVGRLDLLRHAMQDYIHQIWRAPLVPGLSDILDDAHKHGALGAALSGAGPSVLCFHDRREDTGRLHTYLHGVMARNGLSGRVMDFSIDTAGTVVERLT, encoded by the coding sequence ATGACCTTCACCGTCCGCGCGCCGGCCAGCTCGGCCAACCTGGGGCCGGGCTTCGACAGCCTGGGCCTGAGCGTGCCGCTGTTCACCACCCTGCGGGTGACGCCGCAGGACACGACCGAAGTGGTGCCGCTGGGCGCGGAGCTGGCGGGCACGGCGGCCGACGAGAGCAACTACGTGTACCGCGCCATGCTGCTGGCGGCGAGGCGGGCCGGACGCGAGCTGCCGCCCGCCCGCATCGAGATCGAGACCGAGGTGCCGCTGGCGCGCGGCCTGGGCTCCAGCGCCGCCGCCCTGGTCGGCGGCATCGTGGCGGGCAACGAGCTGCTGGGCCGCCCGCTGGACGACGAGGCCGTGCTGGACGTGGCCGCCCGCGAGGAGGGGCATCCGGACAACGTGGCCCCGGCGCTGTTCGGCGGCATCGTGGTCGCCACGCTGGACAAGCTGGGCACCCACTACATCCGGCTGGAGCCGCCCGCGCACCTGGGCGTGACCGTGCTGGTGCCGGATTTCGAGCTGAGCACCAGCAAGGCCCGCGCCGTGCTGCCCAAGGAGTACAGCCGCGCGGACGCCGTGCACGCGCTCTCGCACTCGGCGCTGCTGGCGGCGGCCCTCAGCGTGGGGCGGCTGGATCTGCTGCGCCACGCCATGCAGGACTACATCCACCAGATCTGGCGCGCGCCGCTGGTGCCCGGCCTGAGCGACATTCTGGACGACGCCCACAAGCACGGCGCCCTCGGGGCCGCCCTGAGCGGCGCCGGCCCCAGCGTGCTGTGCTTCCACGACCGGCGCGAGGACACCGGACGCCTGCACACCTACCTGCACGGTGTCATGGCCCGCAACGGGCTGAGCGGGCGTGTGATGGACTTTTCCATCGACACCGCCGGCACCGTGGTCGAGCGGCTCACCTGA